A single genomic interval of Helianthus annuus cultivar XRQ/B chromosome 6, HanXRQr2.0-SUNRISE, whole genome shotgun sequence harbors:
- the LOC110907331 gene encoding uncharacterized protein LOC110907331: protein MRLPFHLPGQQNVVFSCDDDIEDVLHKPRVNSSIFLEWMKMNNSKPEARELTYVQFPSKYVWKLKDRCWQPRQNYVVIGRIYSASPSLGEAYYLRILLTKVKGPRSFEEIRTYEGVVYPTFRDACYARGLLDDDNEYIECIKESSFTGNGHYLRSLFGTLLLSNTLSRPEVVWEKTWELMSEDILYNMRKDTGMSGFVVSDERLKNITLTKIEKFLLRNGSSLHRFSTMPYPDDDYLMTESNRLINEELSFDTDELRGEFNNLHSSLNEDQRVVYNEIMDAVRSGKGGVFFVYGYGGTGKTFLWKTLGASIRSTGHIVINVASSGIASLLLSRGRTAHSRFHIPINLNEDSVCHIKPNTEVANLLNQAKLIIWDEAPMVHKHAFEALDRTMKDVLSVFDSRNSELPFGGKAIVFGGDFRQILPVVQNGSRQDIVNASLCSSHIWSHCKVLKLTTNMRLSVGSSSSNIEEINIFGKWLLEIGEGNVGDSNDGDSNIEIPDHLLIIDENDPIQALIDFVYPSVLDRFKDRDYFSERAILAPKNEVVHDINDRLLALFPGEEVEYLSSDSLCPTEEINDPLHQDLYNPDVLNSVKVSGLPNHRLVLKLGVPVMLLRNIDQQNGLCNGTRLQITRLGKRVIKAEILSGSNVGSRTYIPRISMIPSDKKIPFKFQRRQFPITAIPICMSRFIWMNNLQSSTVSLKFDETHSWSVVIKLIEDVFYFTDGWSEVLNYFGHGYFFIIFNYLGDRTFKFKLFCHDPNQEWGKPFCKIIQNPLKSPMVIPDTFLSKHYDYPLPDNKVILNVSENHKWEVRIRKIGPNYYFADGWFKFIEDLRLNPGDILCFKINDVKNFNITIFNKHGRQVLLNNTPLIEPEYEHISNVEGYRQVSDDHNYPFFAMTVTNELILPKLITDLSGLNELSEVKIKVIKGNTWVMNLRTLNIDGQRRYGVVGWPDILEAEHISLGDDCFFNWSKTNSKLLVTKLQQS, encoded by the exons ATGAGATTACCTTTTCATCTTCCAGGACAACAAAATGTTGTATTTAGTTGTGACGACGATATTGAGGATGTGTTACACAAACCTCGAGTAAATTCATCTATTTTCTTAGAATGGATGAAGATGAACAATTCTAAGCCTGAAGCAAGAGAACTTACTTATGTTCAGTTTCCTTCAAAATATGTGTGGAAGTTAAAAGATCGTTGCTGGCAGCCACGTCAAAATTATGTTGTTATTGGGAGAATATATTCTGCGTCTCCTTCTCTTGGTGAGGCTTATTATCTAAGAATTCTTCTTACCAAGGTTAAAGGACCAAGATCATTTGAAGAAATCAGAACATATGAAGGTGTTGTTTATCCTACTTTTAGGGATGCGTGTTATGCACGTGGCCTGTTAGATGATGACAATGAATATATCGAGTGTATTAAAGAATCCAGTTTCACTGGGAACGGTCATTATCTTCGTTCTTTGTTTGGAACACTACTTTTGTCTAATACGCTTTCAAGACCTGAAGTTGTTTGGGAGAAAACATGGGAGCTAATGTCCGAGGACATTTTATACAATATGCGTAAAGATACTGGCATGAGCG GATTCGTTGTATCAGATGAACGTTTAAAGAATATAACATTGACCAAAATCGAAAAATTTCTTCTTCGTAATGGATCTAGCTTGCACAGGTTCTCAACGATGCCTTATCCTGATGATGACTATCTAATGACCGAGAGCAACCGTTTGATAAATGAGGAGCTTTCTTTTGACACTGATGAACTTAGGGGTGAGTTCAATAATCTTCACAGCTCTCTAAACGAAGATCAAAGAGTAGTGTATAATGAAATTATGGATGCTGttcgaagtggaaaaggtggtGTGTTTTTTGTGTATGGTTATGGTGGTACGGGCAAGACTTTTTTGTGGAAAACTTTAGGTGCATCCATTAGATCCACTGGACATATCGTTATTAATGTTGCTTCAAGTGGTATTGCATCTTTGTTGCTATCACGAGGTCGTACTGCTCACTCACGATTTCATATTCCTATTAATCTCAATGAAGATTCGGTCTGCCATATCAAGCCTAATACTGAAGTCGCTAATCTTCTAAACCAAGCCAAGTTGATTATTTGGGATGAGGCACCGATGGTACACAAACATGCTTTCGAGGCTCTTGATCGTACAATGAAGGATGTTTTGAGTGTATTTGATTCACGAAATTCAGAACTTCCATTTGGTGGAAAAGCTATTGTCTTTGGTGGTGACTTTAGACAAATCCTACCGGTTGTACAAAATGGAAGCAGGCAAGATATTGTAAACGCATCTTTATGTTCATCCCACATCTGGTCCCATTGCAAGGTGTTAAAATTGACAACCAACATGCGTTTGTCGGTAGGATCCAGTAGCTCAAACATCGAGGAAATAAATATATTTGGTAAATGGCTTCTAGAGATTGGCGAAGGCAATGTTGGTGATTCTAACGATGGTGATTCTAATATTGAAATACCTGATCATCTTTTGATAATTGATGAAAATGATCCGATTCAAGCTTTGATTGACTTTGTATATCCTTCAGTTTTGGATCGTTTTAAAGACCGTGACTACTTTTCTGAAAGAGCTATACTCGCTCCTAAGAATGAAGTTGTTCATGATATAAATGATCGTTTGCTTGCTTTGTTTCCGGGTGAAGAGGTAGAGTATCTTAGCTCTGATAGTTTATGTCCTACTGAGGAGATTAATGATCCGTTACATCAAGATTTATATAATCCAGATGTGTTAAACAGTGTGAAAGTATCTGGATTACCAAATCATAGATTGGTATTGAAATTGGGTGTTCCGGTAATGCTTTTGAGGAATATTGACCAGCAAAACGGTTTGTGTAATGGTACGCGTCTTCAAATCACACGTCTTGGTAAACGTGTTATCAAGGCTGAGATATTATCGGGAAGTAATGTTGGTTCAAGAACTTACATCCCAAGAATTAGCATGATACCATCTGACAAAAAAATACCCTTCAAGTTTCAACGAAGGCAGTTTCCAATAACC GCAATACCTATATGTATGAGTAGATTTATATGGATGAATAACTTACAATCCTCAACAGTTAGTCTTAAATTTGATGAAACGCATTCATGGAGTGTTGTTATCAAATTAATAGAAGATGTATTCTACTTTACCGATGGATGGTCTGAGGTTTTAAACTACTTTGGCCATGGatatttctttattatttttaactaTCTTGGTGATCGTACTTTCAAGTTCAAGCTCTTCTGTCATGATCCAAATCAAGAGTGGGGGAAACCGTTTTGTAAAATTATTCAAAATCCTTTAAAAAGTCCAATG GTTATACCAGATACTTTTCTTTCTAAACATTATGATTATCCTTTACCGGATAACAAGGTTATACTTAACGTATCCGAGAATCATAAATGGGAAGTCCGTATTAGAAAGATAGGTCCAAATTACTATTTTGctgatggttggtttaaatttATTGAAGATCTTAGGTTAAATCCTGGTGATATTTTGTGTTTTAAAATAAACGATGTGAAAAATTTTAATATTACCATATTCAATAAACACGGTCGTCAAGTTTTGTTAAACAACACTCCTTTGATTGAGCCAGAATATGAACATATTAGCAATGTGGAAGGTTATCGACAAGTTAGTGATGATCATAACTATCCTTTTTTTGCCATGACAGTAACTAATGAATTG ATTCTTCCGAAATTGATTACTGACTTAAGTGGTTTAAATGAGTTGTCTGAAGTAAAGATCAAAGTTATTAAAGGAAATACTTGGGTTATGAATCTTCGTACACTCAATATTGATGGTCAAAGAAG GTACGGTGTTGTTGGATGGCCTGATATACTTGAAGCTGAACATATTTCCTTAGGTGACGATTGTTTTTTCAACTGGTCTAAAACGAATTCCAAGTTATTGGTTACGAAACTCCAGCAATCATAA